Proteins co-encoded in one Setaria viridis chromosome 9, Setaria_viridis_v4.0, whole genome shotgun sequence genomic window:
- the LOC117838583 gene encoding polyamine oxidase 7, which produces MKPSVVIALAAVLVAAQYASLADAYGPRVIIVGAGMSGISAGKRLWESGVRELLFLEATERVGGRMHKHNFGGLNVEIGANWVEGIGGERVNPILPIVNDTLKLRNFYSDFDSVVGNFYRENGGLYDKDYVQKRMDRADEVEDLGANLTKMMDPSGRDDISILAMQRLFNHQPNGPSTPVDMALDYYKFDYEFAEPPRVTSLQNTEPTPTNADFGEDSNFVADQRGFESIIHYIGSSYLSTNANGKISDRRVLLNKVVRQIAYNNRGVVVKTEDGSSYAADFVVVSTSLGVLQSDLIQFKPQLPFWKIFSIYRFDMAVYTKIFLKFPRRFWPVGDGKQFFVYASRRRGYYGMWQSFEREYPGVPVLLVTVTDDESRRIEQQPDDVTKAEAVAVLRKMFPDVDVPNATDIYVPRWWSNRFFKGSYSNWPIGVNRYEYDQLRAPVGRVYFTGEHTSERYNGYVHGAYLAGIDSADILINRIFKNEEYKVRGKYEDQAAEVNGQVAEAK; this is translated from the exons ATGAAGCCCTCCGTAGTGATTGCTCTAGCGGCGGTGCTGGTCGCAGCACAGTACGCCTCCCTCGCCGACGCCTACGGGCCAAGGGTCATCATCGTCGGCGCCGGCATGTCCG GGATCTCGGCGGGGAAGCGGCTGTGGGAGTCGGGTGTCCGGGAGCTGCTGTTCCTGGAGGCGACGGAGCGCGTGGGCGGGCGGATGCACAAGCACAACTTCGGCGGCCTCAACGTGGAGATCGGGGCTAACTGGGTGGAGGGCATCGGCGGCGAAAGGGTCAACCCCATCCTGCCCATCGTCAACGACACGCTCAAGCTCAGGAACTTCTACTCCGACTTCGACAGCGTCGTCGGCAACTTCTACAGGGAGAA CGGTGGGCTCTACGACAAGGACTACGTGCAGAAGAGAATGGACCGTGCCGACGAGGTGGAAGATCTGGGCGCCAACCTCACCAAGATGATGGACCCCAGCGGCCGCGACGACATCTCCATCCTAGCCATGCAACGCCTGTTCAACCA CCAGCCGAACGGGCCGTCGACGCCGGTGGACATGGCGCTGGACTACTACAAGTTCGACTACGAGTTCGCGGAGCCGCCGCGCGTGACCAGCCTGCAGAACACGGAGCCGACGCCCACCAACGCCGACTTCGGCGAGGACTCCAACTTCGTCGCCGACCAGAGGGGGTTCGAGTCCATCATACACTACATCGGCAGCTCCTACCTCTCCACCAACGCCAACGGCAAGATCTCCGACCGCAGGGTCCTGCTCAACAAG GTGGTGCGACAGATCGCCTACAACAACCGCGGCGTGGTGGTGAAGACGGAGGACGGCTCGTCGTACGCCGCGGACTTCGTCGTCGTCTCCACCAGCCTGGGCGTCCTGCAGAGCGACCTCATACAGTTCAAGCCCCAGCTGCCT TTCTGGAAGATCTTCTCGATCTACCGGTTCGACATGGCGGTGTACACCAAGATCTTCCTCAAGTTCCCCCGGCGGTTCTGGCCCGTGGGCGACGGCAAGCAGTTCTTCGTGTACGCCAGCCGGCGCCGCGGCTACTACGGCATGTGGCAGTCGTTCGAGCGGGAGTACCCGGGCGTACCTGTGCTCCTGGTCACGGTCACCGACGACGAGTCCCGGCGGATCGAGCAGCAGCCCGACGACGTCACCAAGGCGGAGGCCGTGGCGGTGCTGCGGAAGATGTTCCCCGACGTCGATGTCCCCAACGCCACCGACATCTACGTCCCGCGCTGGTGGTCCAACCGCTTCTTCAAGGGATCCTACTCCAACTGGCCCATCGGCGTCAACCGCTATGAATACGACCAGCTCAGG GCGCCGGTTGGGAGGGTTTACTTCACCGGTGAGCACACCAGCGAGCGCTACAACGGCTACGTCCACGGAGCATACCTTGCAG GTATCGACTCTGCAGATATCCTGATCAATCGCATCTTCAAGAACGAGGAGTACAAGGTCCGTGGCAAGTATGAGGACCAAGCTGCAGAGGTAAACGGCCAGGTTGCAGAG GCTAAATGA